A region of Vitis riparia cultivar Riparia Gloire de Montpellier isolate 1030 chromosome 1, EGFV_Vit.rip_1.0, whole genome shotgun sequence DNA encodes the following proteins:
- the LOC117922927 gene encoding aldehyde oxidase GLOX: MVTKKSSLLMSLIKFLSLMPLSTFGFDISTPSSNNGGSWFLLHSSIGISAMHMQILHNNKIIIFDRTDFGASNLSLPDGHCRSDPNDMALKVDCTAHSLLYDVLLNSIRPLMLQTDTWCSSGSVIADGTLIQTGGYNDGERVARTFTPCNDDQCDWKELPEYLSVRRWYASNQILPDGRIIVVGGRNAFSYEFFPKNTLNSTSQPNYYLNFLKDTRDPKEENNLYPFLHLLPDGNLFIFANKRSISFDYTQNRVVKEFPVIPGEDSRSYPSTGSSVMLPLRLTSGNQSQSPEVEILVCGGAPKGSYSKAERGTYISASKTCGRIKVTDPNPKWVMEQMPMPRVMSDMIILPTGDVLLINGASNGTAGWEDGRNPVLNPVLYRSYASDPSQRFWVLNPSRTPRMYHSGAVLVPDGRVIVGGSNPHRVYNFTAYPYPTELGLEAFSPPYLAPRYSYLRPSILSIETPQNVLLYQGSFSISLTLSLYLRSRGIEVMIMTPSFTTHSFAMNQRAVVLNVTSMAQLSLFAYKLVVSGPQTTAIAPPGYYMLFVVHAGTPSQGVWVKVQ, from the coding sequence ATGGTCACCAAGAAGTCTTCTTTGCTTATGTCTCTCATCAAATTCCTCTCTCTCATGCCTCTGTCAACCTTTGGTTTTGATATTTCGACCCCGTCCAGCAATAATGGAGGCAGTTGGTTTCTTCTGCATTCGAGCATAGGCATATCCGCCATGCACATGCAGATTCTTCACAACAACAAGATCATCATTTTCGACCGGACCGATTTCGGAGCTTCCAACCTCTCTCTCCCCGACGGACACTGCAGGAGCGACCCCAACGACATGGCTCTCAAGGTCGATTGCACCGCTCACTCTTTGCTTTACGACGTCCTTCTTAACTCTATCCGCCCTCTCATGTTGCAAACCGACACCTGGTGTTCCTCGGGCTCCGTCATAGCCGACGGCACTCTCATCCAGACCGGTGGATACAACGACGGCGAGCGCGTGGCTCGCACTTTCACGCCTTGCAACGACGACCAATGCGACTGGAAGGAGCTTCCGGAGTACCTCTCTGTCCGGCGGTGGTACGCTTCTAACCAAATTCTCCCTGATGGGCGTATCATCGTGGTCGGAGGTCGGAACGCCTTCAGCTATGAGTTCTTTCCCAAGAACACCCTTAATTCTACTTCACAGCCCAATTACTATCTGAATTTTTTGAAAGACACCCGAGACCCCAAAGAAGAGAACAATCTTTATCCATTCTTGCACCTCTTACCGGACGGCAATCTCTTCATCTTCGCCAACAAACGCTCAATCTCGTTTGACTACACCCAAAACCGCGTAGTCAAAGAGTTTCCGGTGATTCCTGGAGAAGACAGCCGCTCCTACCCCAGCACCGGATCGTCGGTGATGCTCCCACTCCGTCTAACCAGCGGCAACCAGTCTCAGTCTCCGGAAGTTGAGATTCTGGTGTGCGGCGGTGCACCAAAAGGTTCTTACAGCAAGGCAGAACGCGGCACCTACATCTCCGCATCCAAAACATGCGGGCGGATCAAAGTAACCGACCCGAACCCCAAATGGGTGATGGAGCAAATGCCCATGCCACGAGTGATGTCCGACATGATAATCCTACCGACCGGCGACGTACTCCTCATCAACGGCGCCTCAAACGGCACAGCTGGGTGGGAGGACGGTCGAAACCCGGTTCTGAACCCGGTTCTCTACAGAAGCTACGCATCGGACCCAAGTCAGAGGTTTTGGGTTCTGAACCCTTCCAGAACTCCAAGAATGTACCACTCCGGTGCAGTGTTGGTACCAGATGGGCGTGTGATAGTTGGAGGCAGCAACCCTCATCGCGTCTACAACTTCACAGCATACCCTTACCCTACAGAGTTGGGCCTGGAGGCATTTTCTCCACCATACCTGGCCCCCCGCTACTCATATCTCCGCCCTTCCATCTTATCAATCGAGACACCCCAGAACGTGCTACTCTATCAGGGATCCTTCTCCATTTCGTTGACGTTGTCTCTGTATCTGCGGAGCAGGGGGATTGAGGTTATGATCATGACGCCCTCCTTTACTACACATTCATTTGCGATGAATCAGAGGGCGGTGGTGTTGAACGTGACGAGCATGGCTCAGTTGTCGCTGTTTGCATATAAGCTTGTGGTGAGCGGGCCCCAGACAACCGCCATTGCGCCGCCTGGATATTACATGTTGTTTGTGGTCCATGCTGGAACTCCCAGCCAAGGTGTTTGGGTGAAGGTGCAGTGA
- the LOC117922920 gene encoding protein NRT1/ PTR FAMILY 4.6 gives MEEGNQQHRWEGYVDWRGRPALRGRHGGMLAASFVLGVEILENLAFLSNASNLVRYLSDYMHFSPSKSANNVTNFMGTAFLLALLGGFLSDAFFTPYHIYLISAVIEFLGLIVLTIQARSPSLKPLECKKGTADTSCQVLSGGKAGMLFVGLYLVALGVGGIKGSLPAHGAEQLDESTPQGRKQRSTFFNYFVFCLSCGALIAVTLVVWVEDNKGWEWGFGIATISIFASIPVFLGGSATYRNKIPSGSPLTTIFKVLIAATLNRSPSNAVASMATSPSYPTQNSKEAEEENGKAIVPAQTPTESLGFLNRAVVNKPVYKAVECTVQQVEEVKIVIKILPIFACTIMLNCCLAQLSTFSVQQAATMNTKLGSLKVPPASLPIFPVLFMMTLAPIYDHFIIPFARKVTKTEMGISHLQRIGIGLVFSIIAMAVAALVEVKRKRVASNLGLIDSTEQLPITFFWIAFQYLFLGSADLFTLAGLMEFFFTEAPTGMRSLATSLSWASLAMGYYLSSVIVSIVNNFLGSLNHRPWLSGRKLNHYHLERFYWLMCVLTGLNFLHYLFWACRYKYRSTGATKYQVTNYQST, from the exons ATG GAAGAAGGGAACCAGCAACACAGATGGGAAGGCTATGTGGATTGGAGGGGCAGGCCTGCACTCAGAGGCCGCCATGGTGGCATGCTTGCAGCTTCCTTCGTCTTGG GTGTGGAGATCCTAGAGAACTTAGCATTTTTGTCAAATGCAAGCAACCTGGTGCGATACCTGTCGGATTACATGCACTTCTCTCCCTCGAAATCAGCCAACAATGTCACAAATTTCATGGGAACAGCCTTCCTTCTTGCCCTTCTTGGAGGCTTCTTATCCGATGCTTTCTTCACTCCTTATCACATCTACCTGATAAGTGCAGTTATTGAATTTCTG GGTCTGATTGTGCTGACAATACAAGCGAGGTCACCTTCTCTAAAGCCACTGGAGTGCAAGAAAGGAACAGCAGACACTTCATGCCAGGTGTTGAGTGGCGGAAAAGCGGGAATGCTGTTCGTAGGCCTGTATCTGGTGGCGCTGGGTGTGGGAGGGATAAAGGGGTCTCTGCCTGCCCATGGGGCTGAGCAATTGGATGAGAGTACTCCCCAGGGAAGGAAGCAGAGATCAACCTTCTTCAATTACTTTGTCTTCTGTCTCTCATGTGGGGCTCTAATTGCAGTGACGTTGGTGGTGTGGGTTGAAGACAATAAGGGGTGGGAGTGGGGGTTTGGTATTGCTACTATTTCAATCTTTGCATCCATTCCAGTCTTCCTTGGTGGCTCTGCTACTTATAGGAACAAGATACCTTCTGGAAGCCCACTTACAACCATTTTCAAG GTATTGATTGCTGCCACACTCAACAGAAGCCCAAGCAATGCAGTTGCAAGCATGGCAACAAGCCCTTCTTATCCAACCCAAAATAGCAAGgaagcagaagaagaaaatggCAAAGCAATAGTGCCCGCTCAAACGCCCACAGAATCACTTGGCTTCCTCAACAGAGCAGTGGTAAACAAACCAGTTTACAAAGCAGTAGAATGTACAGTTCAGCAAGTAGAGGAGGTAAAGATTGTGATTAAGATCCTCCCCATTTTTGCTTGCACCATCATGCTAAACTGCTGTCTGGCTCAGCTCTCAACATTTTCTGTCCAACAAGCTGCCACCATGAACACAAAGCTTGGTTCTTTGAAAGTTCCGCCAGCTTCCCTCCCTATTTTCCCTGTACTCTTCATGATGACACTTGCACCAATCTACGACCATTTCATCATCCCATTTGCCAGGAAAGTAACCAAAACCGAAATGGGCATCTCTCATCTGCAACGAATTGGGATTGGTCTAGTCTTCTCCATTATAGCCATGGCAGTCGCAGCTCTAGTTGAGGTCAAGCGTAAGAGAGTGGCTTCCAACTTGGGGCTAATCGACTCCACTGAACAACTACCCATCACATTCTTTTGGATTGCCTTCCAGTACTTGTTCCTTGGATCAGCAGACCTTTTCACCTTGGCTGGGTTGATGGAATTTTTCTTTACAGAAGCACCCACAGGAATGAGATCTTTGGCAACATCTCTCTCATGGGCCTCTTTGGCCATGGGGTACTATCTCAGCTCAGTGATCGTATCCATAGTTAACAACTTTCTAGGCAGCTTAAACCACAGGCCATGGCTATCTGGTAGGAAATTGAATCACTATCACCTTGAAAGATTCTACTGGCTGATGTGTGTGCTAACTGGACTGAATTTCTTGCACTATCTCTTCTGGGCCTGTCGGTATAAATACAGATCCACAGGAGCTACCAAGTACCAAGTGACAAACTACCAAAGTACATAA
- the LOC117919537 gene encoding putative pentatricopeptide repeat-containing protein At5g40405: MSSLRCIVKHPTISMVEPCTTLRELKQIHTQLLINGLLNDPQLVGQFVASIALNNPNNLHYSNQVLDHSQNPTLFTFNSMIRAHSKSSTPHRSFHFYSRILHSAGYLAPDNYTFTFLVRTSAQLLAHGTGSSVHGAAVKYGFEHDPHVQSGLIYMYAEFGGLDACHRVFSSICEPDLVCQTAMVSACAKMGDVGFARKLFDKMSHKDPIAWNAMISGYAQCGQSREALSLFNLMQREGVKVNEVSMVSVLSACSHLGALDQGRWAHAYIERNKLRMTLTLGTALIDMYAKCGNMNKAMEVFWGMKEKNVYTWSSAIGGLAMNGAGEKCLELFSLMKQDSVQPNEITFVSVLRGCSVVGLVEEGRKHFESMSKVYGIEPRLEHYGCMVDLYGRAGHLDEALNFINSMPVRPHVGAWGALLNACKIYRNMEMGELASRKIVELEAKNHGAYVLLSNIYADSKDWDRVSNVRQTMNVKGVRKQPGCSVIEVGGEVHEFFVGDKSHPRYAEIQVMLGEISRRLKLSGYVANTNPVLFDIEEEEKEDALCMHSEKIAIAFGLISLSPDVPIRIVKNLRVCWDCHDATKMISKAFNREIVVRDRNRFHHFRDGDCSCKGYW, translated from the coding sequence ATGAGCTCTTTAAGATGCATTGTGAAACACCCAACCATTTCTATGGTAGAGCCATGCACCACGTTGAGGGAGCTGAAGCAAATTCATACCCAACTGCTCATTAACGGTCTTCTTAACGACCCTCAGCTTGTAGGCCAATTTGTAGCCTCCATAGCCCTCAATAACCCCAACAATCTCCATTATTCCAATCAAGTCCTTGATCACTCTCAGAACCCAACCCTCTTCACCTTCAACTCTATGATTAGAGCCCACTCCAAAAGTTCAACCCCTCATCGAAGCTTTCACTTCTATAGCAGAATTCTTCATTCCGCTGGCTATCTTGCCCCCGATAACTACACTTTCACGTTCTTGGTTCGTACCTCTGCTCAGCTATTGGCGCACGGGACTGGTTCATCTGTACATGGTGCCGCTGTGAAATATGGGTTTGAGCATGACCCACATGTTCAAAGTGGGTTGATTTACATGTACGCAGAATTTGGTGGCTTGGATGCTTGCCATCGGGTGTTTTCATCAATTTGTGAGCCAGATTTGGTGTGTCAGACCGCAATGGTGAGTGCATGTGCCAAGATGGGAGATGTTGGTTTTGCTCGGAAGCTGTTTGATAAAATGTCCCACAAGGATCCTATTGCATGGAATGCAATGATTTCGGGATATGCGCAATGTGGGCAGTCAAGAGAGGCATTGAGTTTATTCAATTTAATGCAAAGGGAGGGCGTGAAGGTGAATGAGGTGTCCATGGTCTCAGTTTTATCTGCATGCTCGCACTTAGGTGCATTGGATCAAGGGAGATGGGCTCATGCTTACATAGAAAGGAACAAGCTTCGAATGACTCTGACACTGGGAACAGCCCTCATTGACATGTATGCGAAATGTGGGAACATGAACAAAGCCATGGAAGTCTTTTGgggaatgaaagaaaagaatgtATACACTTGGAGTAGCGCCATTGGCGGGTTAGCCATGAATGGAGCTGGTGAGAAGTGTCTAGAGCTATTTTCCCTCATGAAACAAGATAGTGTTCAGCCCAATGAAATCACGTTCGTTTCAGTTTTAAGGGGCTGTAGTGTGGTTGGACTGGTTGAGGAAGGTCGTAAGCATTTTGAGTCAATGAGTAAAGTATATGGGATTGAGCCTCGGCTTGAGCATTATGGCTGCATGGTTGATTTATATGGTCGAGCTGGTCACTTAGATGAAGCTTTGAACTTCATCAATAGCATGCCCGTGAGGCCTCATGTGGGTGCATGGGGAGCACTACTTAATGCCTGTAAAATCTACAGAAATATGGAAATGGGTGAACTTGCATCGAGAAAGATAGTAGAGCTAGAGGCCAAGAATCATGGTGCCTATGTGCTGTTGTCTAACATTTACGCTGATTCCAAGGACTGGGACAGGGTGAGTAATGTGAGGCAGACAATGAATGTTAAGGGCGTGAGGAAGCAGCCTGGATGTAGCGTTATAGAGGTTGGTGGTGAAGTTCACGAGTTCTTCGTTGGGGATAAATCCCACCCAAGATATGCTGAAATCCAAGTAATGCTGGGAGAGATCTCTAGGAGGCTGAAATTATCAGGGTATGTAGCTAACACAAACCCTGTGTTGTTTGacatagaagaagaagagaaagaggaCGCTTTGTGTATGCATAGTGAGAAGATTGCCATTGCTTTCGGTTTGATCAGTTTGAGTCCAGATGTGCCCATTAGGATTGTGAAGAACCTCAGGGTTTGTTGGGATTGCCATGATGCCACAAAAATGATCTCCAAAGCTTTTAACAGAGAGATTGTTGTGAGGGATAGGAACAGATTCCATCATTTCAGAGATGGGGATTGTTCTTGTAAGGGCTATTGGTGA